Proteins encoded within one genomic window of Cucumis sativus cultivar 9930 chromosome 3, Cucumber_9930_V3, whole genome shotgun sequence:
- the LOC101206079 gene encoding zinc finger A20 and AN1 domain-containing stress-associated protein 5, protein MAQRTEKEETELKVPETITLCVNNCGFTGNPTTNNMCQKCFNATTATATTTATSSSNTGISSSRKLSGEKSSRSRSRSPVLMDSVRDSSRNISMDRFKSEESAKRQVNRCSGCRKRVGLTGFRCRCGELFCAEHRYSDRHDCSFDYKAAGRDAIARENPVVKAPKIVRV, encoded by the coding sequence ATGGCTCAAAGGACCGAGAAGGAGGAGACGGAGTTGAAGGTTCCAGAAACCATCACGTTGTGCGTCAACAACTGCGGATTCACCGGTAATCCCACCACCAATAACATGTGCCAGAAGTGCTTTAACGCTACGACAGCGACAGCAACTACCACCGCCACCTCGTCTTCCAATACTGGAATTTCCTCCTCTCGGAAGTTGTCCGGTGAGAAAAGTTCGAGATCTAGATCTCGATCGCCTGTACTAATGGATTCCGTTCGTGACAGTAGCAGGAATATATCCATGGATCGGTTCAAATCTGAGGAATCTGCCAAGCGTCAGGTTAATCGATGCTCCGGATGCAGAAAGAGAGTCGGATTGACCGGATTCCGGTGCCGATGTGGAGAGCTGTTTTGCGCTGAGCATCGGTACTCCGATCGTCATGACTGCAGCTTCGATTACAAGGCCGCTGGTCGTGATGCGATAGCAAGGGAAAATCCAGTCGTCAAAGCGCCGAAGATCGTTAGAGTCTGA
- the LOC101206321 gene encoding sm-like protein LSM7 — MSGRKETVLDLAKFVDKGVQVKLTGGRQVTGTLKGYDQLLNLVLDEAVEFLRDPDDPLKTTDQTRPLGLIVCRGTAVMLVSPVDGTDEIANPFIQPDGA, encoded by the exons ATG tctggaagaaaagaaactgtTCTGGATTTGGCTAAGTTTGTAGACAAAGGCGTCCAAGTGAAGCTTACTGGCGGCAGACAAG TTACTGGAACGCTCAAAGGATATGATCAATTGCTAAACCTTGTGCTGGATGAAGCTGTAGAGTTTTTAAGAG ATCCTGATGATCCATTGAAGACAACAGATCAAACCAGGCCTCTTGGCCTAATT GTGTGCAGGGGGACTGCTGTAATGCTGGTGTCTCCAGTTGATGGAACAGACGAGATTGCTAACCCTTTCATCCAACCCGATGGTGCATAg
- the LOC101206716 gene encoding DNA damage-repair/toleration protein DRT100, with protein sequence MPAMPDLTHSLQHCNLQANIYTTIMLLFRILLVGFFLLASVDACSPSDRAALLAFKAGLQEPYLGIFNSWTGNSCCGGWYGVSCEPETLKVTDITLRGESEDPIFEKAGRTGYMTGSISPEICKLDSLTILVVADWKGISGEIPKCLTKLSNLRVIDLVGNKISGEIPSDIGNLNRLTLLNLGENAISGSIPASIVNIGSLTQLDLRNNRITGEIPSDFGKLQMLSRALLGRNELTGSIPNSITKMSRLADLDLSMNGISGLIPPNIGKMPVLSTLNLDSNRISGQIPPTLMSNGGLGILNLSRNSLEGQIPDVFGKDSYFMALDLSFNALKGPIPNSLLSAKYVGHLDLSHNHLCGSIPIGSPFDHLEASSFTNNDCLCGNPLRTC encoded by the coding sequence ATGCCTGCCATGCCAGATCTTACACACTCACTACAACACTGCAATTTGCAAGCAAACATATATACGACAATAATGTTATTGTTCAGAATCTTACTTGTTGGTTTTTTCCTCTTGGCCTCCGTCGACGCTTGTTCGCCCTCGGACAGAGCCGCGCTTCTTGCATTCAAGGCAGGGCTGCAGGAGCCCTACTTAGGAATCTTCAATTCATGGACTGGAAATTCCTGCTGCGGTGGTTGGTACGGCGTCAGCTGTGAGCCTGAAACTCTCAAGGTCACTGACATTACTCTCCGTGGCGAGTCGGAGGATCCGATCTTCGAGAAGGCCGGGAGGACTGGGTATATGACTGGTTCGATTTCGCCGGAGATTTGTAAGCTCGATAGTCTTACGATCCTCGTAGTTGCAGATTGGAAAGGAATATCCGGCGAGATTCCGAAATGCTTGACGAAACTAAGCAATCTTCGAGTTATAGACCTTGTTGGAAACAAGATCAGCGGCGAAATTCCTTCGGATATCGGAAACTTAAACCGTCTTACCCTACTTAATCTCGGGGAAAATGCGATTTCCGGTAGTATACCAGCATCGATCGTGAATATCGGCAGTCTAACGCAGTTGGACCTCAGAAACAATCGAATCACCGGTGAGATTCCATCAGATTTCGGGAAATTACAGATGTTGAGTCGAGCGTTACTTGGCCGGAATGAACTCACGGGTTCGATTCCGAATTCCATCACGAAAATGTCCCGGCTGGCGGATCTTGATTTGTCGATGAACGGAATCTCCGGGTTGATTCCGCCAAATATCGGGAAAATGCCGGTTCTTTCTACTTTAAATCTGGACAGTAATAGAATCTCGGGACAAATACCTCCAACTCTGATGAGCAATGGCGGATTAGGGATTCTGAATTTGAGCCGAAACAGTCTGGAAGGTCAGATTCCGGACGTATTCGGCAAGGATTCATATTTCATGGCGCTCGACTTGTCGTTCAATGCATTGAAAGGTCCGATACCAAATTCATTGTTGTCAGCCAAATACGTTGGGCATTTGGATCTGAGCCACAACCATCTTTGTGGGTCAATACCCATCGGGTCCCCGTTTGACCACCTTGAAGCGTCGTCGTTTACTAACAACGACTGCCTTTGTGGGAACCCGTTAAGGACCTGTTGA